A window of Gadus chalcogrammus isolate NIFS_2021 chromosome 2, NIFS_Gcha_1.0, whole genome shotgun sequence genomic DNA:
gtgcatgtttgcgtgtattagtgtgtgagtgcatttgtgtgtttgtgctagcaagcatgtgtttgtgtgtgtgtgtgtgtgtgtgtgtgtgtgtgtgtgtgtgtgtgtgtgggtgcactaTACAAGCAGAGAGAAGGGTGCAAGAGCAAAGATGAAAATGGATGCAGATGAATAACCCTCAGATGATCTAATGACCTGATTGCGAAAACCAACAaccaggggcgttgctagaccaAGAGCTTTACTTGGGCACAGGCCCCCAACTCCCAATACACTAATGTGcgcacaatatgaaatagatggcTACGGAAGGGTATGTACGAGCTTCAAATTCATTATCGTCAGTGTCAtactgtaggctatattaagGCACTGTTAAAGGTAAAGAATCAAAGATagattcatgagtaccgtacaatgatataaacacatacacacctcaaAGTTCTACAAACAATAAGATCCTCTTACTGCAACCATTTAAGATAAGAAAGAATCAGATTATTAGCTACCTCAACCTCAATGCACATTTAAAATAAGTATtgcaggaaaataaagtaactAACAAACAAATTAGTCCATTCATGACCTACACatctttatgaccttcaccttTTTATCTAAAGCAGCATTATGCAGGATGCTCCCTTTTATGGAAATTTGTGGCTTAGGCTAACAAACTCTTACAAGATGTTAAAATCTAAAATGCACATGTATAGTTATTTACAAGTTCTGCAGAACGACATGGACTAAAAATATATCTCTCCTAGGTCACAGATATCCTCCTCCATATTCTGAATAGTTTTACGTCTAGCCCcttttttccatctagtttcgactgggtttttggattgtcggtgcccgggtgccgttaaagtagcattaataatcatatgctactttaacggcacagaCAATCCAAgaacccagtcgaaactagatggaaaaagtgtgtagttcaaaacgtgacacagcttttacttctttgccacctacagagtttttTATTTCcgatcattcaaaaacaccATGTTATttctaggggtgcaacggatcacactggaaaaagccttctgttgaaccaattaaaaaaaacaagggtaatggttcacatctatattacataacttgagccaatgacaaatatatagcttgcctcaaacaatatttcctatgttcataaaaacaaaataatacaacttggcaccaagtataattctattctttgaatgaagttaatacatttaaatcgtatgttaaatcctaaacaaaaagattataatttaatcaaacaattgcttctcatttaaacaaaacatatttttgtatacatcatcattttttcccgctcggctctcaccgcttcatggccttggggcgcttctgctggagagttggaagtctctgttccagcaccatcaggatgtctggattcgacattcGACaatcagggttaggtgctttgtcaaagtcacctcgatactctgcttggtgaagccggggatcgaaccaacaaccttcaggttaccagccaacccgctctaccacctgagctactgccgccacacaatatacaatatatattaacaatataaatggcagagttaggcctacttcagacctccctccagacacagacagactgtcctagctcacagaaccagtgagtcatcgtcactctggtcaaggctctctactgcaggttcagctgtaggtgctaccttgaatgaataagcagctgatgttccaaaaagcttcaaaacatgatcaggcagctggtgctcaaagcaagcatcacctgacagctttaatccactctgctttaatccatatcggatgtataggatggagtttaaggtctgcaaggacatccggttcctgagtttgctttttaccacgaggactgagctgcctgtaagtgcgttgagacgggggtggggccgcgcaggcacccggtgctcgttgtgaagaggtaatagcgatagtgctttcacctcaaaatgtcgccaaaagtcaccaatagcagctgaaaaataagctagatttgtcgcttgtcgctgttttgaaaaaaagtcgccaaaggggtctgaaaagtagctaaatatagcgacaaaatcgctaagttggcaacactgcggtttggtccagtagtcgtaagcgtctttgtatttaatgcgcatgcgcaggcttgtacgtaaccttgaaattgtacatttgtctgaacaaatatttctaaattgagctcctaatcaaatataacagtgttttaggaagaaaacaaaaaaacaatatttggattgaatgacaaaattattaatcagttgaatacacaaccttaaaattttacatttgtcaaaatggatatttcttaattgagctcctaattaaaaatatctatatttcacagtattttgaaataaaaaaaagttattttaaaaataaaacaaatgtttatttgaattgaattacaaaataataatcagatgaagtacgccttaaaaccctttttccagtgcacaaaactcacggttcggatcgtgtcacggtttttgagtcacgggtcggattattttcggatcaacaacaacaataaagataacaagacaaatgtgactttaaataaaatcttcaaatgtgtaaaaataaaataaagggaaaaattaggtaataatcctgcttcctttaagcatagtcaatatttaaaaaaaattgcaatctgaggcattattccttttaacatggatagtaaataatccctaaccctggatttacaattcaggatgtctgcattgcctgcgGAGAGTTTAGTCTACACTCAACGTagacatcctcatcttcttttttttgtaagtatggtagcgaaatacagtttctgtcttgttttatttggcattttgtaaatccattgatttcggttggaagacGCATTGCTCGttgcaaggggggttggttgtagtcttttcgctcggttttAGCCCTACTGTTtatacggagaaccgagcgaaaagactacaaccaaacattaACACGGTTCCGGTtcccgtttcaatgggatttacggaacgccaaataaaacacaacaaaaactgtatttcgctacgatacttgatgatgttgtcaatactggaattgtcctttaaacatgcgctgatcacgtgaacgcacaacttttttttttatcagacgatccgcggatcacttgcgtcccgaaccgtgagggttgatccgtatGGATCACGggtaacccgtgaaccgttgcaccactagttATTTCCCATAGTCATTTGACCGAGGTAACCGGAGCCTCAGATGCAGGACATATTCATCAGAGGACTATGAGAGCGGGCTGTGCCCAGTTACATACAAACATTTCATAGGGTTTGTGTATGTTGTTTGGCTGTTGCAAATAAATGCCAATAAAGTTCTTTCAAAAGATAAAGCTTTTAAGATTTGTGTTAATTAACAATACATCAGAGTAAGACAGAGGTAAATGTGGAATAGTATTACAGATTTAATTGGTGCTGAGTTGGTGTACAGTTATCCTTTTATTCTGACAGTTGAGAAATTTGCATTGTTGTGTTGTCAGTGTTGATTATACAGTCAACAGCAACAGGACAGTAGGGCCTGCCTCTCCTTCCCACACATTCAGTGAAGCAGTTGGTCTCATAGGCAGCTGCTTAGATTGTCTTCTGTTGGGTGCAGCCTCATTCAGAATGGATGACAGTCTTGACACTATCCTCTCCAACCATCTCCACAAGGCCATGCTGGCATCCTTAGACATTGCTGGTATTCTTGATCAGTAATTAAGTATTCAAACCGGACAGAAACAGGTTGAAAGAAGTAGGTACTAACTAGGTGTTAGAGGTCCTAACATAGGGGTTACATATGATCACACAACAATGGTCCCGCCTTGTGGGCGGGCGTTTGTCGGGCATTGTGGTCCTAAGAAGCTGGcaaaaaagctttttttcttTAGTGTATACTTAATTTCAAGTGCACACATTTAAACTGAATTTTTTCTGAACCCAATggtataatttatatatttctcTATGTTGCCTGGACGGCATAGTCCTCAAAAGTGATGGCCCTACAGAGAGTCCTAACACGATGATATAtagaagactgtgtgtgtgtgtgtgtgtgtgtgtgtgtgtgtgtgtgtgtgtgtgtgtgtgtgtgtgtgtgtgtgtgtgtgtgtgtgtgtgtgtgtgtgtgtgtgtgtgtgtgtggagctctacGTCAACCTCGTAGAGCTCCAAAAACATGATctcaacacagagacaaacgctCTTCAAATTAGCCTACACATATTTGTAGgagtgaattttttttttggacagGTGACATCAAAATTGGCCCGTGTGATAAGCAACGCCTTTAAGGTGGGAACGGTGCGGTTCATCTCGTCAGTTCAAGTATTGTTCATGATGGAATAAAGATCAGTTCAACAGAAGCATTAGTGCCAGGCAGCACATGgcaaattatacatttatttttgtcttgtaatctccctgcttctgaaatgagCGAACATCTCCGGCCAGCGCTCGTCCGCCCAGTGGATAAGCGCTTTCCACTGTGCAGATTAAATCGCCCAGCATTCAATCCACTGTGAATGAACCACCACATCATCCAAATATACTTTCAAGTTATTTAGGTTTTGTTGTCATTTGTGCTTGCCCAACTTGAAATGGCATGGATAGACAGAGGACGCAGGACAGCTCAAATccttttccttgtttttattgaaCATTTATTGTGCAACAAGCATTCGGGATTAGGATTAGGTTGAAAACCTACCAATGCGTGCTCTCGCATTCTCCCGTGCACAAACCCTTCCTGGCCCGACCGGAAATCAAAGACCATTATCGCCTCACCCGTGCTCACTCACCTCACGTGCCGCAATCAGGCAAGTGCCGCCCGGTATGATCACAAATCAAACTGGCCTCATACATAGCGAAACCCCACCGCTGATATGTGATTTATGCATATCACCTCCATGGCCACTAGAGGTCGTCATCCATGAAACGATGCATATTAAAATCTAAATGTGACCTCTGTCTTCACATATGCTTTGCACCCAGATACACCCGACAAGACCGTATTCACCAACCTTTGGAAGGTAGCGGGCGCATTACACAGTCCAAAAGCCATCGACTTGTACTGTAAAAAATCATCACGCGTTACGAAGGCAGAGATTTCCTTTGCACGTTCCGTTAACAGCACCTGCCAATACCCCTTTAAGGCCCATttacaccctacggtaaatacggatacggaccATTTCGTCAGGttccggaggtgtttcgtctgtcaatgggtccgtcgcctctgagcttacgaatccggagtgctccgggggAAACGGAGCAATAACACCGGAAATCAAGGCGGCAGGAATAGAGTCAGAAGTCAGACCATTTGCGAATATAAACCAAACGAAGATTAGAGAACGGGACATTTAAAAATGGCGCAAAATTTGCAGGAGAGGATCTGCAAGTTGGTGAGGGGGTATATCCACCTGTATGATTCTATAGTGCCGGGACATCGCGACAAACAACGATGTATGAACAGCTGGGAGGAAATAGCGCTTGCTGTGGAACTGCGTGTGAAAACTGTGCAGAATAAATGGAATCTTGCCAGGGACAGATTTGTCTGAGCCCATAACAAAGGCAAGTCCAAGAAGAGCAGGGATGCTGCTGGGGGGCCAGAACATCCCATCTTGACGCAATCGCCGTGGCTGAAGGTGCACATCAGACACGAAACACCTCGTCCAACTTTGATGTAAGTATCTTTTATGTCTGCTCTGTAAAATGATTAATGTTGTTGAGTTGTTTGATGTTGTTTCTACTTACTtaccgggtcgattgaaacactttaaTCAAACATACTTTAGAAATAAAGTCAATCTTCTTTCACTGGTCATGTCTTTATTCTGCTCTCCAGTGTTGTAGTTGACCCCTGTGAGTCCTTCCATTGCCTGGTTTACTTCTCCACAAGCGGTCATGGATAGCAGCCACAACAGATGTTGTTGCTCCGTCATCCCTCGCCCTCGTGTGAGCCCACCACTGGTTTTTAAACACCTCATGAGAACCTGCTCAATGATCAGGTCAGGCGAGAGACCTGCCCAATGGCGGTCGCTCCGAATGATCACCTGGAACTCTTTCTCGATTTGTTGATGGACTCCGGGGTGTGTAGTTTGGAGGTCTTGCATCTGCTGAAGATACACCCTAGCAGATTTGGTGTACAGATTGGTCCTGATGCTGCCAGATAGGGTAGCATGTCCTGGATAGCCTGCAGATCTAATGGCCAGTTTCCGGTACGTCTGCACTTATGTACTTTCGTAGGATGTCTTGCATATCCATGTACTGCATCCAGAGAGCTGAGGTTCTTGAGGTCTTCTTGATGGACTCAATTTGCTTTTGAAGGCGACCTTTGATTCTCGCGAGAACATCAGACTGACTGGCCTCTTTAGCTGACATCCATCCTTCAAATTCTCATACATCTCCAGAGGTTCAACCACATCTGCATCTCTGctcacctctgtcacctggTCTCCATCGCTGTCATTGGTCTCCATCACTGTAACAACTATGGCTGACTCTCCTACTTTACTCTTGTCTGATGTTCCAAATTGCTGTGGTAGATTTAGATTGAAAACATCTATccctatctatatctatctttaTCCTATCTAACATACGATTCTCGCTGTGGAAATGCCAGACGTCAGAAGCccaacgtgttatgcgccataacaccaacagcataacggttatccaaataacaaagtagTGTATAGGGCTATTTTAAGtgcaatatttattcataagGTCAAAATATAACACTTTCATTAAGAATAATAAGTCAAACTTGGATCAAactaataatacatatatttttgctTTCTTCAGACCGTTTCCGTCCAGGATTTCTTTCAGACTCGGCCACGGCCCCCCCTGGCCACcatgtggctacgcccctgAGCTGAACACACATCCAGATCATCCCAATAAATTGTAGTTTATCGCAAGGTTTGTTTTATTGATGTAGGTTGAATTATCCATGTAGGAGAAACAAAAGGAAATCTTTCCTACCTGACAGCTTAATGAGAGTTGACAATAGTATGAATGACCGAATCTCTGCACTTTATGGTGACATTTGTTGTATTCTAAGATGTCAACAAAATTCTACAAGACATTTTCATCTGGCTATGCCCAATGTTTAGATCCGTTATGAtatttacttcttttttttttttaagaattggGTTGTTTTATGCCTTTAATCAGATGGAACAGTAGAGAGCGACAGGAGgcgagtggaagagagagtcGGGGTGGGATTCAGAAATGACCACGGGGCTGGAATCAGGCCCTGGTCGCCGGCGTAAGGTGCGGGGGCCCCAGCCAGCCGCGCCACGGGCCGGGGCCCCATTTTGGTatttatgcaaatgagcacaTACATAATTAGATTATGCCCAGTTTGCCCATGTTAATAAACAATTTCAAAAACTTGTGTTAccttttttgtttgtcttgATGTAAGTAATCAACTCAGTAATTTTTATGGTGATATCTGAAGgttaatttatttttctattcacATGAGAAAAATTATGTATAGTGTAAAGTTGTCTTTTTCTAAACTTTCCACTATTGAGAATCTTCTGGGCTTTTTTTCATTACTCACGACATATTGAGGATAACAAAATCAGTTGAGTTTGCTTCTGTTGCAATTTGTTCAACCCTGTCTTAAAATGACTGGACTGAGTACTGCGGAGGTTGCGGAAGTACTGATGTAATTGCTCAATTTAAATAAGAATAATTTCATATATTTctaaggtaaatcgaataaaccctttatAAATGTGTGTAGCTATGAACAATTACCAtataagaaaaaataatttattgGAAAATACGGTGTTCATTTTTAGATAGTACATAattaaacttgggctgttaccaacataaaccttggataactacaattgtaacttgaattgatgggtaatagaagaggtgtttctaagaattggttgcctactttcctaggaagtacgcaattatatctgagttattacAAACCTAAAACAGGGACAACTAAACGGTACTTAGTTGAGTCGATGGATGATAGTGGAGGTTTTTCTTAGTATTTCAGCTGTAGTTcatctgtatttaccttcttattaccaggggtaattacatttagggcaattagcagacgcttttatccaaagcgactcacaataagtacatttgtcataagaagtgccaCAATATATCgttgtcggtacagaaaggatgttcatagaaccaagtgcaagtacaacaatcgctaggctaaccaattcctcGTGTtgcagcaatgatagcagctactgcagtacctaaacagttaagtactataatacaatacaacccaacgcaatacaatacaatatagtgtacaatggtggccagaagggggagggtggctatgcagagtcgaggtggactctgaacaggtgagtcctGGGTCTTTTttggaagatagtgagcgactctgcggtcctgagaacggcagggagctcgttccacaaCGGAGGtaccaaaaccgagaaaagttgtgactttgctgaacggcctttgctagctcttagtgatggcggtaccagacgtccagctgaggtagttgagcggagggatcgagctggggtgtgtggctttagcaatgcttggaggtaggcaagggcagttccatcgactgccttgtatgccactactatcgtcttaaatttgatgtgAGCTACTACAGGgcagaacttcggtaggttgaacacgaggcgcgctgccgcattctggatgcgctgcaaaggtttaatcgcagaggcaggaagtccagccaggagtgagttgcaggagtccagtgattggactagaagctgagctgcttcccttgtgaggaacggccggattctgcggatgttgtaaagtgcaaatctgcaggatcgggccaccgcagtgatgtttgcggtgcaggcAGCGCCGTCGTATGGGGGGGAAAGGTTATGACAATTATAAGGGCCCACAGCCCACTAGGGCCCCCACACAGCCCCCAACAGCctcccgttaaccccacttaacctaacagaaacaaattgacaaaaggcaataaacccctttttcccaaccggcatcacgaataccctgactccccggggggtaggagtcgccacaatatttaccatctgaaaattccgttaggaaaccccgtattttccaaagtgtcgaaatgcgcatgtgcaccgtagttggcccagcctcagacagagtctgacttaaacccgtgtgtcttgctaacaaagatactacactgagcccaactcttgacccaaaactcaacattgttggttggactaaattgcattgcaccgttgacatgaatacttaatgttttatagaaattttactcagaaatcataatgagaccaacaattttaagttttcgtttttacagtgtagaCTTTCAATTGAAAGTCAGCTAAGCCGACAATTTAACTTCAAAGACCTCATCAGCGAATTTGCTAACAAAAATGCCTGGCGTTGGGCTTTCTGACTCTCAGTGATCAAACAAGCCAATATAGAGATTAATTGAGATTAGATGaggcttgttgttgtttttgatatttgttttgcaACAACGTATTCCATGTCCTCTTTGTTTCACTTGCACATTTAAGTTAAATGCTACATATTTACCTGTGGACTATCTTGAGCCAGGACACTTTCTTTTTTGCATATCAGTGCTTGATtgttaaaaacaataaaatacccACACCTATTTGTTGAGTAGTtaattgaaaatgtatttgcaatCAGAGGTGTAATAACGTGATGCAAATCAGGGAAATGAGAATAAGACAATTAATAATACCAAATTTACATAATAATACTCTGACTTGTTAAGTCGTTAAATGTAAAAAAGGAAACAAATTGGGTGTATTACACGAGGCACCGTCAAGAACACTGAAAAACAAGAACATTTAAGGTGGCAATGATTGGGGTAGAGGGGCCCACACTGATATTCTTTCAGGGGGCCCAGAATTCCTAGCAACTGCCCTGGGTGCAGGgtaactgattgtccaataccacaccaaggtttctggcagttggagaaggagatacagtgatgttctcaacggtgaccagtaagtccatgtgtgggcaatctttccctgggattatgTGGGAGCTCggtttgttgaggttaagcctcaggtgacgggcagttgtccaggtgctgacgtccgccagacattccgatatgcgtgttgcaatcagggctttatcagatgaggggaaccagagaaatagctgagtgtcgtcagcatagcagtgaaaggaaaagccgtgtgatgcaattacagagcccagagatctggtataaagggagaacagaagaggccccagtacagagccttgagggacaccagtttcaagcatacaaggtttggacaaggagccattccatgtcacttTATAGGTGAGGTtcatcaggtaggatgtgaaccaggaaagagcagattcagcattgccaagttcggcaagagtggcaaggaggacctggggtctcatttataaccgttgcgtacgcacaaaacggggctgaaagttgcgtacgtgacttttcacgccaaggttgtgatctataaaaaaccaacttggcgggaaaatgtgcgcagccctaagcaaactctgacccatgcgtacgcatggtttggaggaaaaggagaattggcgacacagacggtgtggtggtgaactgaagtcagactgaAGAAATGTAGAGGGAgtagaacgattatgttttatcatcccCCTTCCTAAATtgaatttcaacccgtatcatgtgTTAAATCATAGTAGggcctaatcagaataattttagccaactgcgttatttctcagttataactccagaaacatctccttagaatctaaattaaaattaaaattctCTATGGGcctatttaatcccgtcactccatactgtccactccCGGatcgcaggaggaggagaggacggcgCGACtccatggaataaagcatctgtccaacatgtgtcaataacaatatatttttatgtgacacggtaaacacagaatcaaaatcaaatgtcaattaaatcccaagtgtggaaaatcAAGCCACAcgctcatcacaatcgttatattatagtccgttcctcttgatgcttttcatgacaaatcaggcattcaAAAGGGGTTatattcaagaacattttacgtgggtgattacaaactgattaaccaagctgttctcggtcagtcttattaccgtaaccctataaatacagcggtgagcccAGTGCATAATTCTGCACCAGGGCACTGCTCGGACtgctggcactgctggaggaccatgcaaatggaatgattcggagggagagggtcttcagggaccataacgaCTTATTGGCCCATGATGATGACTGGCTAATGAGCCGTTTTAGATTCCCTAGACGAGCTATGCTCTTGGATCTATGTGCTGAACTGGGTCCAGCATTGGAAAGGGCAACACGTAGGAACCACGCAATCCAGGTGCAGACGCAGGTCCTCACCACTTTGGGGTTCCTGGCAACCGGCTGTTTCCAACGGGAATTGGCAGACAGTTAAGTGTTTCATATAGCTGCATCTTACAACCTGCTTTCACATTTAAGCATAATTGTGctaattttgtttgttttccaccCTGTAGATCCGGTATATCACAGCCATCCCACAGTGCCCTAATGCCCAGCGTTTTGAATGGCATCATACATATGGGCAGTCGATACATAAGGTTTCCCTACACAGTGGAAGAACAGGCCGAGATTAAAAGGCACTTTGCAGCAATGTCCGATTTCCCAAACGTAATCGGCGCAATTGACTGCACTCATATTGCTATAAGGGCTCCATCTGAACATGAGTTCGCTTACGTCAACCGCAAGCACGTGCACACTATTAATGTTCAAGTTGTATGTGATGCCTATATGAACTTCACAAACATAGTGGCACGTTGGCCTGGTGCAACACATGATTAATTTATTCTGACGCACAGTAGTGTAGGGAACAGACTACAGGCAGGCGCGGGGCGGGATGGCTGGCTTCTAGgtgagttttttttaaaagaggAATGTAACATTGTGGTTCTTGACATAACTAATGATTTTCTGCATTGCAGGGGACAGTGGATACCCCCTGAGACGCTGGCTCGTCGCCCCAGTTTTGAACGCGCAAAGCGCCGAGGAACAACGTTATAATGAGGTCCATGGCCGTGCTCGTTCAGTGGTGGAGCGCGCCATCGGCCTCCTGAAGTGCCGGTGGCGCGCTCTGGATGCGTCGGGGGGGAGGCTTTTATACCAGCCTGCCAAAGTGTGCCGCATTATAAGGGCTTGCGGCGTGCTGCACAATTTGTCCCAGAGGAACggcatccctctcccccccgacctccctccccccgagcTTGACCCGGAGACCCAGCCCCCTCCGAGGCAAGTCGGATTTCAACAGGGTGCAAGAGTACGTGCGGATGTCATGCGGCGTTTATGAGATGAAGACGACTCAAGGTTCATTTTTTCAAAGCATCTTTTAATGTTGTGGCAATTTCGGTGATGACATGTCGAATCTGCCTCATCTCCTCAGTCAAGTTGTTGACTGCATCTATTGTTTCCCTGTGTAGCTGCAGAACTTCGTCTGTGAGGACCCGACCAGCGGACTGACGCTTGGTGCTGGGGGTTGGGGCAGCCGGATGACCTGCGGCCGAGGGCCCCTCGCCGgcatcatcttcctcctccccaccgaCCGCTGACTCTGGAGGACGCACAAGCAAAATAGCTTGCACTAGGCCTACATGATCGATAATAAATCTATAAAAAACAAACCAGCTTTACCTTGTTCTTCTGTGTTGTCAGTGTCCCCTTCCCTTTCGGACACGATGCCACTCACGCTTGCGGTGCCAATGATGGATGCAACTTGCCTGTCAATCGGGGTTAGGTCAGGAGTACTGGGTCCCCCTCCAGTTGCAGTCACGCTCTGGCGCTGCGaggacagcctct
This region includes:
- the LOC130374596 gene encoding nuclear apoptosis-inducing factor 1-like — its product is MRSAYKTDSGAGIMSCWNLETMAGQRKTKKRNFTEVEVETLVGEVEARKEILFGGHGIGITNIKKKNEWQHVAAAVNAVSGTERTVPELKKKWSDIKVGAKQRLSSQRQSVTATGGGPSTPDLTPIDRQVASIIGTASVSGIVSEREGDTDNTEEQESAVGGEEEDDAGEGPSAAGHPAAPTPSTKRQSAGRVLTDEVLQLHRETIDAVNNLTEEMRQIRHVITEIATTLKDALKK